In a genomic window of Corynebacterium coyleae:
- a CDS encoding DUF4062 domain-containing protein: MREMLVKALLGPFFHAGDISGLSENQAVVGLLICSGWRIMSVQTLTALRGLMLNIPVFVSSTFRDFHTERDILNGPVSDRLNESLRRFGAKMHFIDLRWGVDTNDMDEEAAGRKVLDVCLDEVDRAAPLFLGLIGDRYGWISDDKSLLEWTAQRVGLDPERSRECSITELEFAKAGLWDADDTTTPFILFRQVEGTPPHGWADSDPTRISDFKDEVSQRWGNAETVKRYSVAFDQNGQWPTASMQHFEDLAVSLLEPQLLERARSIPRDGTAEEVLFRGSRTRNFGSEELLKSIDFFLRIDSPVVVYGESGAGKSSLLLALEKYLAASGESISGKLPITVIMGLDDRIWTGDELAFEITRCINATLGLSLFDDWRGSPETWRARWRQEMEKVVAEYPDLLFIVDGLEQLVDGAGGFWPVEWLSSRTALAVSSSSRSDVTLLKNSDFKEVLVGPVPANIAREFVEDWERRIRREIGGGARQIIASKQRLPLWIELALDLLLDIDGDDFKSIEDEPDQASAIQNMLADRAWLIPDDLSSAAHHFLETSIASTDRALARAAVGLLGASRIGLSQEQTVNALRDAGFTTNTEISVARLFRSLSNQLAPNGPEKRMRFTHRVFGEAAESFGSPLTHSLLMRIYESDLRNSVETTPKYAALESEDYYDIEHQWKNQRKLAEAFLFHLFSSPAPKGPQNLESIPLALDCLPQTTVYDAAIVTNLLHLPYAIEHLQHLRTAGASFEALRTLLAAADLSPDPQVQTSVASICFEVLNDFPVTAKTVLLRCQALTIAASHTEDVEEARLLLYLAFKNIDPLYDAEPNRVLPAVFYSRAQREMALLDAKAGDTKSALELLFSCQDMLVPALQTRDPRAIEEAIRVLIQIANIHGSTNNGLVIPTLDEAMEIAAILVDGGDGPAASFALAAEATAIRAQFVRKLFPNMAPPVELLEDAVNQFVVATQKVPFGGKYSTDILRTSIELANIYIEMQKEMDAFLRLRASVVALVPFLNSAPPAGWNELAKVFALLLELCESAHSREVRVGAARFVRVHTSRVLAEASSVNLPEAFAIANAAHHALLIGLSQAENLEARLRFMEALTDIAKWIAQTHPDVQCQLNYSYSLRKLYEHYARVGRHEKARAALDTVRKRDIGLAELPEDGQALSQTSQVLTQYCTALVSEYDSPDATVPRFAHTVVLAAPLILRGVPDSLRQEFASAVHDSCVTLLQTDSGTPEQRSMWEAMKEIAEQM, encoded by the coding sequence ATGCGCGAGATGCTGGTCAAGGCGCTCTTGGGACCATTTTTTCATGCAGGCGATATTAGCGGGTTGAGCGAAAACCAAGCGGTCGTCGGCCTCCTAATATGCTCCGGTTGGCGCATAATGAGTGTTCAAACACTGACTGCGCTAAGGGGCCTCATGCTCAACATTCCTGTTTTTGTGTCATCGACCTTTCGCGATTTCCATACGGAACGTGACATTCTCAATGGTCCCGTAAGTGACCGGCTCAACGAATCTTTGCGCCGATTCGGCGCAAAGATGCACTTTATTGACCTGCGCTGGGGAGTCGACACCAACGACATGGATGAAGAGGCGGCTGGGCGCAAGGTATTAGACGTATGCCTTGACGAAGTCGATCGCGCGGCCCCGCTCTTCCTCGGGCTCATCGGAGACCGCTACGGTTGGATTTCAGACGACAAGTCTCTCCTCGAATGGACGGCACAGCGCGTTGGACTCGACCCCGAGAGGTCTCGCGAGTGTTCTATCACCGAGTTGGAATTCGCCAAAGCTGGTCTTTGGGACGCAGATGATACAACCACACCGTTCATCCTTTTCCGGCAGGTCGAAGGCACCCCACCGCACGGCTGGGCCGACTCAGACCCAACCCGAATTTCTGACTTCAAAGACGAGGTATCTCAACGATGGGGCAATGCGGAGACGGTGAAACGCTACTCCGTTGCCTTCGACCAGAATGGTCAGTGGCCCACTGCTTCAATGCAGCACTTCGAGGATCTTGCGGTCAGTCTGCTTGAACCGCAGCTTCTGGAGCGAGCCCGCAGCATCCCGCGCGACGGTACCGCGGAGGAGGTCCTGTTTCGAGGTTCCCGCACTCGTAATTTTGGGTCAGAGGAACTGCTCAAATCGATCGATTTTTTCCTCCGCATCGATTCGCCTGTCGTAGTTTATGGCGAGTCGGGCGCGGGTAAGTCTTCACTTCTGTTGGCACTCGAGAAGTATTTGGCGGCCTCCGGAGAATCTATATCCGGCAAGTTGCCTATCACCGTCATTATGGGGCTGGACGACCGCATTTGGACGGGGGACGAGCTCGCATTCGAAATTACGCGATGCATAAACGCAACCTTGGGCCTGTCGCTTTTCGACGATTGGCGGGGCTCTCCCGAAACTTGGCGTGCGCGCTGGAGACAAGAAATGGAAAAGGTTGTAGCTGAGTATCCTGATCTGCTTTTCATCGTCGACGGTTTAGAGCAGCTTGTGGATGGAGCCGGCGGATTCTGGCCAGTGGAATGGCTCTCGTCTCGCACCGCGTTGGCTGTATCTTCTTCCTCGCGCTCGGACGTCACTCTGTTGAAGAACTCCGATTTCAAAGAAGTCTTGGTTGGGCCAGTGCCAGCCAACATTGCGCGAGAATTCGTAGAGGACTGGGAGCGCAGAATTAGGCGCGAGATCGGAGGCGGCGCTCGCCAGATCATCGCGTCCAAACAACGCTTACCTCTTTGGATAGAGCTTGCGCTGGATCTACTTCTCGATATCGATGGTGATGATTTCAAGTCCATCGAGGATGAACCTGATCAAGCCAGCGCAATCCAAAACATGCTTGCAGACCGCGCGTGGCTCATCCCCGATGACCTGTCAAGCGCTGCCCACCACTTTTTGGAAACCTCCATCGCATCTACCGATCGTGCCCTCGCCCGCGCTGCAGTAGGTCTCTTGGGTGCTTCTAGGATCGGGCTTTCGCAAGAACAAACCGTCAACGCGCTGCGCGACGCTGGCTTCACAACAAATACTGAGATTTCGGTTGCCCGACTTTTCCGTTCTTTGTCGAATCAATTAGCACCAAATGGGCCGGAGAAACGGATGCGCTTTACGCACCGAGTATTTGGCGAGGCCGCGGAGAGTTTTGGTTCACCGCTCACGCATTCCCTACTCATGCGCATTTATGAATCCGATCTGCGCAACAGTGTCGAGACCACCCCAAAGTATGCGGCGCTCGAAAGCGAGGATTATTACGACATTGAGCATCAGTGGAAGAACCAGCGCAAACTCGCGGAGGCGTTCCTGTTCCACCTCTTTTCATCGCCTGCTCCCAAGGGTCCTCAAAATCTAGAGAGCATTCCGTTGGCGCTCGACTGCCTTCCGCAAACCACAGTGTACGACGCAGCAATTGTGACCAACTTGCTTCACTTGCCCTACGCAATCGAACACCTTCAGCATCTGCGTACGGCCGGTGCATCATTCGAAGCGCTGCGAACGCTCTTAGCGGCTGCTGATCTTTCCCCTGACCCACAAGTACAAACAAGTGTGGCCTCAATTTGTTTTGAGGTATTGAACGATTTCCCTGTCACGGCGAAAACGGTTTTATTGCGCTGCCAAGCTCTCACGATTGCCGCTTCACACACCGAAGATGTGGAGGAAGCTCGCCTACTGCTGTACCTGGCGTTTAAGAATATCGACCCCCTGTACGACGCCGAGCCAAATCGGGTTTTACCTGCTGTTTTCTATTCCCGAGCCCAACGTGAGATGGCACTTCTGGATGCAAAGGCGGGAGACACCAAATCAGCCCTCGAACTGCTATTTAGCTGCCAAGACATGCTTGTTCCTGCGCTCCAAACCAGGGATCCTAGAGCCATCGAAGAAGCGATACGCGTGCTCATTCAGATCGCAAATATCCATGGGTCTACAAACAATGGGCTTGTGATCCCCACCTTGGATGAAGCCATGGAGATCGCTGCCATCCTGGTTGACGGCGGCGACGGGCCAGCTGCTTCCTTCGCATTGGCAGCGGAAGCCACGGCGATAAGAGCACAGTTTGTCCGGAAGCTTTTTCCGAATATGGCCCCACCGGTGGAGCTGCTCGAGGATGCTGTCAACCAATTCGTCGTAGCAACGCAGAAGGTTCCCTTCGGCGGCAAATACTCAACCGACATACTTCGGACCAGCATCGAACTAGCGAATATTTACATCGAGATGCAGAAAGAAATGGACGCTTTCCTACGGCTTCGCGCTTCGGTGGTGGCGCTTGTCCCCTTCCTCAACTCCGCCCCGCCGGCCGGCTGGAACGAGTTGGCTAAGGTATTTGCTCTTCTTCTTGAGCTCTGTGAGAGCGCCCATTCAAGGGAGGTTCGCGTCGGGGCAGCAAGGTTTGTTCGCGTCCATACTTCTCGAGTACTTGCGGAAGCATCAAGCGTTAACCTGCCTGAGGCGTTCGCCATTGCAAATGCTGCGCATCACGCACTGCTGATCGGTCTCTCCCAAGCCGAAAACCTAGAAGCAAGGCTCCGCTTCATGGAGGCACTTACCGATATTGCAAAGTGGATCGCACAAACACACCCCGATGTTCAATGCCAGCTCAACTACAGCTACTCGTTGAGGAAGCTCTACGAGCACTACGCACGTGTTGGCCGTCATGAAAAAGCCCGGGCAGCCCTTGATACCGTGCGCAAACGGGACATAGGTTTGGCCGAACTTCCGGAGGATGGGCAGGCGCTTTCTCAAACGTCGCAGGTGTTGACCCAGTACTGCACCGCGCTCGTGTCAGAGTATGACAGTCCCGATGCGACGGTACCGCGCTTTGCCCATACGGTTGTGCTTGCAGCACCACTGATCCTTCGTGGGGTTCCTGATTCTCTCCGCCAGGAGTTTGCTTCCGCCGTGCACGATTCTTGTGTCACCCTGCTGCAAACTGACAGCGGTACACCCGAGCAGCGCAGCATGTGGGAAGCGATGAAGGAAATCGCAGAGCAGATGTAG
- the sepH gene encoding septation protein SepH has protein sequence MRELVFLEDESTETFFVLRDEEGVRYQLAREELAPLLIDDSPAPEEPATDTEVTEEEQPAQPVAPAPEPRPLPEPDPLYATPLSMRPNEIQARIRAGATAAELAEEMGVAESRLESYAHPVLLERAQVAEAAKQSHPVREDGPAKQTLLEILATSFAARGHSISDAEWDATREQGDTWVVRVTWQAGLTENEALWSFKRSMGAAAQTEARNAMAADLTDPDFAQPVRSLSAVRSLHGEQDEDAPAAPVEILQDAPAEEGEVLEGDFLRHPDEEEQPQKRRRKSVTPHWEDVLLGVRTNTKRPKR, from the coding sequence ATGCGCGAGCTTGTTTTCTTGGAAGACGAGTCGACGGAGACGTTTTTTGTGCTCCGCGACGAGGAGGGTGTGCGCTATCAGCTTGCCCGTGAGGAGCTTGCGCCGTTGCTTATCGACGACTCCCCCGCCCCGGAAGAACCAGCCACCGATACCGAGGTGACTGAGGAAGAGCAGCCTGCGCAACCGGTGGCACCCGCCCCGGAGCCGCGCCCACTGCCGGAGCCGGATCCGCTCTACGCCACCCCGTTGTCGATGCGTCCGAACGAGATCCAGGCACGCATCCGCGCCGGCGCGACCGCCGCGGAGTTGGCAGAAGAGATGGGTGTGGCCGAAAGCCGCCTCGAGTCCTATGCCCACCCGGTACTGCTTGAGCGCGCCCAGGTTGCGGAGGCTGCGAAGCAGTCCCATCCGGTGCGCGAGGATGGCCCGGCGAAGCAGACGTTGTTGGAGATCCTGGCTACCTCCTTTGCTGCCCGTGGTCACTCGATTTCGGATGCGGAGTGGGATGCCACCCGCGAGCAGGGCGACACCTGGGTTGTGCGCGTCACCTGGCAGGCGGGCCTGACGGAGAACGAGGCCTTGTGGTCGTTTAAGCGCTCCATGGGCGCCGCGGCCCAGACTGAGGCGCGCAACGCTATGGCTGCGGATCTGACCGATCCAGATTTCGCCCAGCCGGTGCGCTCGCTGTCTGCGGTGCGTTCCTTGCACGGTGAGCAGGATGAGGATGCGCCGGCCGCGCCCGTCGAGATCCTTCAGGATGCACCCGCCGAGGAGGGCGAGGTGCTCGAGGGCGATTTCCTGCGCCACCCGGATGAGGAGGAGCAGCCGCAGAAGCGTCGTCGCAAGTCGGTGACGCCCCACTGGGAGGACGTGCTGCTCGGCGTGCGGACCAACACGAAGCGTCCGAAGCGGTAA
- a CDS encoding citrate synthase — translation MATENKDKAVLHYPGGEYEMDIMRATEGNDGVVLGNLLGETGLVTFDPGYVSTGSTESKITYIDGAEGILRYRGYDIADLAENATFNEVSYLLINGELPTTDQLDNFNSDLRHHTLLDEDFKAAFNIFPRNAHPMAVLASSVNILSAYYQDQLNPLDEEQLDKATVRLMAKVPMLAAYAYRASRGKPYMYPDNSLNPRENFMRMMFGYPTEDYHVDPVLTKALDKLLILHADHEQNCSTSTVRMIASAQANMFVSIAGGINALAGPLHGGANQAVLEMLEDIKNNHGGDATDFMNRVKNKEKGVRLMGFGHRVYKNYDPRAAIVKDTAHEVLEHLGGDELLDLAMKLEEIALNDEYFIQRKLYPNVDFYTGLIYRAMGFPTDFFTVLFAIGRLPGWIAQYREQLEMNTKINRPRQIYTGYQKRDFVPRDQR, via the coding sequence GTGGCTACTGAGAACAAGGACAAGGCCGTACTCCACTACCCGGGCGGCGAGTATGAAATGGACATCATGCGCGCCACCGAAGGCAATGACGGTGTCGTGCTGGGGAACCTCCTCGGTGAAACTGGCCTGGTCACCTTCGACCCGGGCTACGTCTCCACCGGCTCCACCGAGTCCAAGATCACCTACATCGACGGTGCAGAGGGCATCCTGCGCTACCGCGGCTACGACATCGCAGACCTGGCAGAAAACGCCACCTTCAACGAGGTGTCCTACCTGCTGATCAACGGCGAACTGCCGACCACCGACCAGCTGGACAACTTCAACTCCGACCTGCGCCACCACACGCTGCTCGACGAGGACTTCAAGGCCGCGTTCAACATCTTCCCGCGCAACGCGCACCCGATGGCCGTCCTTGCCTCCTCGGTCAACATTCTCTCCGCCTACTACCAGGACCAGCTCAACCCGCTCGACGAAGAGCAGCTGGACAAGGCAACCGTGCGCCTCATGGCTAAGGTGCCCATGCTCGCCGCATACGCCTACCGTGCATCCCGCGGTAAGCCGTACATGTACCCGGACAACTCCCTGAACCCGCGCGAGAACTTCATGCGCATGATGTTCGGCTACCCGACCGAGGACTACCACGTCGATCCGGTCCTGACGAAGGCCCTGGACAAGCTCCTCATCCTGCACGCCGACCACGAGCAGAACTGCTCCACCTCCACGGTGCGCATGATCGCCTCGGCACAGGCGAACATGTTCGTCTCCATCGCAGGCGGCATCAACGCCCTGGCCGGCCCGCTGCACGGCGGCGCAAACCAGGCCGTGCTCGAGATGCTCGAGGACATCAAGAACAACCACGGTGGCGACGCAACCGACTTCATGAACCGCGTGAAGAACAAGGAAAAGGGCGTCCGCCTCATGGGCTTCGGCCACCGCGTGTACAAGAACTACGACCCGCGCGCGGCCATCGTCAAGGACACCGCACACGAGGTGCTCGAGCACCTGGGTGGCGACGAACTGCTCGACCTGGCGATGAAGCTCGAGGAGATCGCGCTGAACGACGAGTACTTCATCCAGCGCAAGCTCTACCCGAACGTCGACTTCTACACCGGCCTGATCTACCGCGCCATGGGCTTCCCGACGGACTTCTTCACCGTCCTGTTCGCCATCGGCCGCCTGCCGGGCTGGATCGCACAGTACCGCGAGCAGCTTGAAATGAACACCAAGATCAACCGCCCGCGTCAGATCTACACCGGTTACCAGAAGCGCGACTTCGTCCCGCGCGACCAGCGCTAA
- a CDS encoding solute symporter family protein — protein sequence MQTYINATAAESTATGNPLLNIAIFGAFIVVTLFIVTRAGKTTSESADFYTGGASFSGTQNGLAIAGDYLSAASFLGIVGSIALSGYDGFLYSIGFFVAWLVALLLVAEPLRNVGRFTMADVLSFRLRQKPVRVAAAFGTLFVSLFYLIAQMAGAGSLVSVLLDLHSFAAQAICVAIVGVIMIAYVLIGGMKGTTYVQMIKAVLLIAGVLIMSILAFIMAKGGMNAVLNQAIDTHAASQYIAEKGYQAEDLLKPGLKYGATTTSKLDFLSLGLSLVLGTAGLPHVLMRFYTVPTAKEARKSVTWAIVLIGSFYLLTLVLGYAAAAFVGPDRILAAPGGANAAAPLLAFELGGSIFMALISAVAFATVLAVVAGLAITASASIAHDVYNAVLRDGQATEDEQVRVSRITVVVLGIVSIVLGILAMQQNVAFLVSLAFAIAASANLPTILYSLYWKRFNTTGAVASIYTGLISALVLIALSPAVSGSPTAMFPDADWSIFPLTSPGLVSIPLGFLGGLIGTFLGKPDNFDELQAEMEVRSLTGVGVEAPVDH from the coding sequence ATGCAGACGTACATCAACGCCACAGCGGCTGAAAGCACCGCCACCGGCAACCCTCTGCTGAACATCGCCATCTTCGGCGCGTTCATCGTGGTCACCCTCTTCATTGTGACCCGCGCTGGCAAAACCACCAGCGAATCCGCCGACTTCTACACCGGCGGCGCATCCTTCAGCGGCACCCAGAACGGCCTCGCCATCGCCGGCGACTACCTGTCCGCCGCGTCCTTCCTGGGCATCGTCGGCTCCATCGCGCTGAGCGGTTACGACGGCTTCCTTTACTCCATCGGCTTCTTCGTCGCATGGCTGGTCGCCCTGCTGCTGGTCGCCGAGCCGCTGCGAAACGTCGGCCGCTTCACCATGGCGGACGTGCTGTCGTTCCGCCTCCGCCAGAAGCCGGTGCGTGTGGCCGCCGCTTTCGGTACCCTGTTCGTGTCGCTGTTCTACCTCATCGCACAGATGGCCGGCGCCGGCTCGCTGGTGTCCGTGCTGCTGGACCTGCACTCCTTCGCCGCACAGGCAATCTGTGTTGCCATCGTCGGCGTGATCATGATCGCCTACGTCCTTATCGGCGGCATGAAGGGCACCACCTACGTGCAGATGATCAAGGCCGTGTTGCTCATCGCCGGCGTGCTGATCATGTCGATCCTCGCCTTCATCATGGCCAAGGGTGGCATGAATGCGGTGCTCAACCAGGCGATCGACACCCACGCCGCGTCCCAGTACATCGCGGAGAAGGGCTACCAGGCCGAGGATCTCCTCAAGCCGGGCCTGAAGTACGGTGCGACCACCACCTCGAAGCTCGACTTCCTGTCGCTGGGCCTTTCCCTGGTGCTTGGTACCGCGGGTCTGCCGCACGTGCTCATGCGCTTCTACACGGTGCCGACGGCCAAGGAAGCCCGCAAGTCCGTGACCTGGGCAATCGTTCTCATCGGTTCGTTCTACCTGCTGACCCTGGTGCTCGGCTACGCTGCTGCAGCATTCGTCGGCCCGGACCGCATCCTTGCCGCACCTGGTGGCGCGAACGCCGCGGCACCGCTGCTCGCATTCGAGCTCGGTGGCTCCATCTTCATGGCGCTGATCTCCGCGGTCGCCTTCGCAACGGTGCTTGCCGTGGTGGCAGGCCTGGCGATTACCGCCTCCGCATCCATCGCGCACGACGTGTACAACGCAGTGCTTCGCGACGGCCAGGCCACCGAGGATGAGCAGGTCCGCGTCTCCCGCATCACCGTGGTGGTGCTCGGCATCGTCTCCATCGTCCTGGGCATCCTGGCGATGCAGCAGAACGTGGCCTTCCTGGTGTCCCTCGCGTTCGCGATCGCGGCATCCGCAAACCTGCCGACCATCCTGTACTCCCTGTACTGGAAGCGCTTCAACACCACCGGCGCGGTTGCGTCGATCTACACCGGCCTGATCTCCGCGCTGGTGCTGATCGCCCTGTCGCCGGCGGTCTCCGGCAGCCCGACCGCGATGTTCCCGGACGCCGACTGGTCCATCTTCCCGCTGACCAGCCCGGGCCTCGTGTCCATCCCGCTCGGCTTCCTGGGTGGTCTTATCGGCACCTTCCTGGGCAAGCCGGACAACTTCGATGAACTCCAGGCCGAGATGGAGGTTCGTTCCCTCACCGGTGTTGGTGTGGAGGCTCCGGTCGACCACTAA
- a CDS encoding aldo/keto reductase, translating to MRIPVTTLNDGYDLPLLGLGTYKLQGEDVERTVRTAIELGYRHIDTASLYGNEVEVGKAVNDAIKAGDVTREELFITTKLWNDDQERALEAYNESLERLGLEFIDLYLVHWPWSQNGTYVKAFEQLAELQGMGRLQSVGVANFYPEVLDDIINATGITPVLNQVELHAGFTQPELRAYHEEHNILTEAWAPIARGSNFDDPAIQAVAQAHEATPAQVCLAYLMKLGCSVVPKTKNPQRLVENLGAVNVKLTDEDVATLDAVQGERMSGDPLTFPG from the coding sequence ATGCGAATCCCGGTAACTACGCTCAACGACGGCTACGATCTCCCGCTGCTTGGCCTGGGCACCTACAAGCTCCAGGGCGAGGACGTGGAGCGGACCGTGCGCACCGCTATCGAATTGGGCTACCGCCACATCGACACCGCGTCGCTCTACGGCAACGAGGTGGAGGTAGGTAAGGCCGTCAACGATGCGATCAAGGCGGGGGATGTCACGCGCGAGGAACTGTTCATCACCACCAAGCTGTGGAACGACGACCAGGAGCGTGCCCTTGAGGCGTACAACGAGTCTCTCGAGCGCCTCGGCCTGGAGTTCATCGACCTCTACCTCGTGCACTGGCCCTGGTCGCAGAACGGCACGTATGTGAAGGCCTTCGAGCAGCTCGCCGAACTGCAGGGCATGGGTCGGCTCCAGTCGGTTGGTGTCGCCAACTTCTACCCGGAGGTTCTCGACGACATCATTAACGCCACCGGTATCACGCCCGTGCTCAACCAGGTGGAGTTGCACGCCGGCTTCACGCAGCCAGAGCTGCGTGCCTACCACGAGGAGCACAACATTCTCACCGAGGCGTGGGCGCCGATTGCTCGCGGCTCCAACTTCGACGACCCCGCGATCCAGGCGGTCGCGCAGGCCCACGAGGCGACGCCCGCACAGGTATGCCTGGCGTATCTGATGAAGCTTGGTTGCTCCGTGGTGCCGAAGACGAAGAACCCGCAGCGCCTTGTCGAAAATCTTGGCGCGGTAAATGTGAAGCTCACCGACGAAGATGTTGCCACCCTCGATGCGGTGCAAGGGGAGCGTATGTCAGGGGATCCCCTGACGTTCCCGGGATAA
- a CDS encoding DUF1906 domain-containing protein: protein MTTFDRRSFLKSAGALAATTAAAGAAATAAAGAAATALSPAAQAQQRRVLGTVIDYSAAVPSARAVKAAGHIGAVRYVSQPRPDALWMRGKPVTLDETQDYKANGLSVASVYQFGRADTADWLQGPLGAAKHAPQAIALHRAAGGPTGRPIYVAIDDNPTLAQFNKFINPYLSAMGAALSAAGYQLGVYGNYYTIAWCLEDGIGSYFWQHDWGSRGNIHPRANIHQVAGRQAYIQGIQVDINDVYTADWGQWTPGQSDSLFQMSSLLSSNGLLVR, encoded by the coding sequence GTGACTACTTTTGATCGCCGCTCGTTCCTGAAGTCTGCGGGCGCACTCGCGGCAACCACCGCCGCCGCCGGCGCCGCAGCCACCGCCGCCGCCGGCGCCGCAGCCACCGCCCTCTCCCCTGCCGCACAGGCTCAGCAGCGCCGCGTGCTCGGCACCGTGATCGACTACTCCGCCGCCGTCCCATCCGCCCGCGCCGTGAAAGCCGCCGGCCACATCGGCGCCGTGCGCTACGTATCCCAGCCCCGCCCCGACGCACTCTGGATGCGCGGCAAGCCCGTCACCCTCGACGAAACCCAGGACTACAAGGCCAACGGCCTGTCGGTGGCGTCGGTCTACCAGTTCGGCCGCGCCGACACCGCCGACTGGCTCCAGGGTCCGCTCGGCGCTGCCAAGCACGCACCCCAGGCCATCGCCCTGCACCGCGCCGCAGGCGGCCCGACCGGGCGCCCGATCTATGTGGCTATCGACGACAACCCGACGCTCGCCCAGTTCAACAAATTCATCAACCCATACCTTTCCGCCATGGGCGCTGCACTCAGCGCCGCCGGCTACCAGTTGGGCGTGTACGGCAACTACTACACCATCGCCTGGTGCCTGGAGGACGGCATCGGTAGCTACTTCTGGCAGCACGACTGGGGCTCGCGCGGCAACATCCACCCGCGCGCCAACATCCACCAGGTCGCCGGCCGCCAGGCGTACATCCAGGGCATCCAGGTGGACATCAACGACGTCTACACCGCCGACTGGGGCCAGTGGACCCCCGGCCAGAGCGACTCCCTGTTCCAGATGAGCAGCCTGCTGTCGTCGAATGGACTGTTGGTCCGGTAG
- a CDS encoding DUF485 domain-containing protein, translating to MTGSPAVPQRREPTPDEFVAMQQSPEFQDLRGTFRGFTFPVMIAAFLWYVFYVVFATFAPDVMARPFLGLNLGLWLGLAQFLTTFLITWVYVKWANKNIEPRAAHIRQEMEG from the coding sequence ATGACAGGTTCCCCCGCTGTCCCGCAGCGCCGCGAGCCCACGCCAGACGAGTTTGTGGCAATGCAACAGAGCCCCGAATTCCAAGATCTGCGTGGAACATTCCGTGGCTTCACCTTCCCGGTGATGATTGCGGCGTTCCTCTGGTACGTCTTCTATGTCGTCTTTGCTACCTTCGCGCCCGATGTCATGGCGCGGCCCTTCCTAGGCCTCAACCTTGGACTGTGGCTCGGACTTGCACAGTTCTTGACCACATTCCTGATCACCTGGGTCTACGTGAAGTGGGCAAACAAGAACATCGAACCCCGTGCAGCGCACATTCGCCAGGAAATGGAGGGCTAA
- a CDS encoding DUF6928 family protein has protein sequence MSFNAVVTLWFVNTAEPAEVLRREPKADRGFGRKLLAQVNPAWPITPIGSFPLNRSSVPGRDEFYIAGFPGISVVRMRVDVTELSSPTQWHTALPAADVFVIALGTDSDFGGFAHFNGEKVSRSFCATRTSVIEDIGLPEPFEAPYWAGEKAEQAGGIALPFEPKDLALAAEEAWLGAEIGQNGPDINVVGYAVDGRPEPKIEEPKPATKSVNEVAAKFAERDKAYDDYEAEQEKQEGDEFAELADASVAAAKRIGRGVRRRAVQWASALKERIRHIDR, from the coding sequence ATGAGTTTCAACGCCGTTGTCACGTTGTGGTTTGTCAACACTGCTGAACCTGCGGAGGTATTGCGCCGCGAGCCGAAGGCCGACCGCGGGTTTGGCCGAAAGCTGCTGGCTCAGGTGAATCCGGCGTGGCCAATCACGCCGATTGGGTCGTTTCCGTTGAACCGCTCGTCGGTGCCTGGCCGCGACGAGTTTTATATTGCGGGCTTCCCGGGGATTTCGGTGGTGCGCATGCGTGTGGACGTCACCGAGTTGTCCTCCCCTACCCAATGGCACACCGCGCTTCCCGCAGCGGACGTGTTCGTTATCGCGCTGGGTACGGATAGCGACTTTGGCGGCTTCGCCCACTTCAATGGCGAGAAGGTGTCGCGCAGTTTCTGCGCCACCCGCACCAGTGTTATCGAAGACATCGGCCTACCCGAGCCGTTTGAGGCCCCCTACTGGGCGGGCGAGAAGGCGGAACAAGCAGGCGGGATCGCGCTGCCGTTTGAGCCGAAGGACCTTGCGCTTGCCGCCGAGGAAGCCTGGCTGGGTGCGGAGATCGGCCAGAACGGCCCGGACATCAACGTGGTGGGCTATGCCGTTGACGGCCGGCCTGAGCCGAAGATTGAGGAGCCGAAGCCGGCCACCAAGTCGGTCAACGAGGTCGCCGCGAAGTTCGCGGAGCGCGATAAGGCTTACGACGACTACGAGGCCGAGCAAGAGAAGCAAGAGGGCGACGAGTTTGCCGAGTTGGCGGACGCGTCCGTCGCCGCCGCGAAGCGCATCGGCCGGGGTGTGCGCCGCCGTGCGGTGCAGTGGGCGTCTGCGCTGAAGGAGCGCATCCGCCACATCGACCGCTAA
- a CDS encoding FKBP-type peptidyl-prolyl cis-trans isomerase: MEKPFIEAPEGPAPADLVIQDITVGEGEEAVAGGFVKVHYLGVDYETGEEFDSSWDRGEAAEFPLAGLIAGWQEGIPGMKVGGRRQLTIPPEKAYGPAGGGHPLSGRTLIFIIDLLDAR; encoded by the coding sequence ATGGAAAAGCCATTCATTGAAGCCCCCGAGGGGCCGGCACCAGCTGATCTGGTTATCCAGGACATCACCGTCGGCGAGGGCGAAGAAGCGGTGGCTGGCGGCTTCGTCAAAGTCCACTACTTGGGTGTCGATTACGAAACCGGCGAAGAGTTCGACTCTTCCTGGGACCGCGGAGAAGCAGCCGAGTTCCCGCTCGCGGGCCTCATCGCAGGCTGGCAGGAAGGCATCCCGGGCATGAAGGTTGGCGGCCGCCGTCAGCTCACCATCCCGCCGGAGAAGGCATACGGCCCGGCAGGTGGCGGCCATCCGCTGTCTGGCCGCACCCTGATCTTCATTATCGACCTGCTCGACGCCCGTTAG